In Quercus lobata isolate SW786 chromosome 12, ValleyOak3.0 Primary Assembly, whole genome shotgun sequence, a genomic segment contains:
- the LOC115970859 gene encoding uncharacterized protein LOC115970859 yields the protein MASEDGVSKAEEFVYRISTANEWEELQKNGSVFGGELDKSSGFIHLSNLHQVQATLQNFFLNTKVDLYLLQIDAKKLGDGLVYEAMDGANSYPHFYGPSRSFSPLPLNAVTKAEKLSILDGRFKCSLLD from the exons ATGGCTTCAGAAGATGGGGTGAGCAAAGCAGAAGAGTTTGTGTACAGGATCAGTACCGCTAATGAGTGGGAAGAGTTGCAAAAAAATGGATCCGTCTTCGGTGGAGAACTTGACAAGTCTTCTGGTTTCATTCATCTCAGTAATCTCCATCAG GTTCAGGCAACATTACAGAACTTTTTCCTGAACACTAAGGTGGATTTGTACTTGCTTCAAATCGATGCTAAGAAG CTTGGTGATGGATTGGTATATGAAGCTATGGACGGTGCCAATAGCTACCCTCATTTCTATGGCCCATCTCGTAGTTTCAGTCCTCTCCCCTTAAATGCAGTCACAAAAGCAGAGAAGCTGTCTATATTAGATGGCCGTTTCAAATGTAGTTTGCTGGATTAA
- the LOC115972486 gene encoding nitrogen regulatory protein P-II homolog, producing MATMAKPGGGALSLSPFHSHTHLKDLPLFDFSARPNFTHSHFSHHLNVTVKHSRKPSILPIIRAQTQTQTSPGYVPDSKFYKVEAILRPWRVPQVSSALLKMGIRGVTVSDVRGFGAQGGSTERQGGSEFSEDKFVAKIKMEIVVSKDQVEAVIDKIIREARTGEIGDGKIFLVPVSDVIRVRTGERGEQAERMAGGRADTSVPA from the exons ATGGCTACAATGGCGAAACCAGGTGGTGGAGCCCTTAGTCTTAGTCCCTTCCACTCCCATACCCACCTCAAAGACCTCCCTCTCTTTGACTTCTCTGCCCGCCCCAACTTCACACACTCCCACTTCTCTCATCACCTAAATGTCACTGTTAAGCACTCAAGGAAACCCTCAATTCTTCCCATTATCAGAGCCCAAACCCAGACCCAGACCTCTCCTG GTTATGTCCCGGACTCCAAATTTTACAAAGTGGAAGCTATTTTGAG GCCCTGGCGAGTCCCGCAGGTTTCTTCG gCTCTATTGAAAATGGGAATTCGAGGTGTTACGGTATCTGATGTTCGGGGCTTTGGTGCTCAAGGTGGTTCAACAGAAAGGCAGGGTG GCTCTGAATTTTCTGAAGACAAGTTTGttgctaaaattaaaatggaGATTGTGGTGAGCAAAGATCAG GTTGAAGCAGTAATAGACAAGATAATCAGGGAGGCAAGGACTGGAGAGATTGGTGATGGCAAAATTTTCT TGGTTCCTGTTTCAGATGTTATAAGAGTTCGCACTG GGGAACGTGGGGAGCAGGCAGAGAGGATGGCCGGAGGGCGAGCTGACACGTCCGTTCCTGCTTGA
- the LOC115970335 gene encoding uncharacterized protein LOC115970335, protein MSGTGAGSYQTQRTVSGATGRRQREERDEELERLRRLVRGLELEVKGKRRRRERNVRQQEVRIGRNRYGQGSNQFGSQLRFSELIQEFGVRFLTCSRVSQPVDALFLMKIRSGKTLCSYASRYWELYNEIGRDNERVAASTFRMGLPEDFGLRESLTKKPPEGMRQLMRRIEEYKRLKDDRLQRKGKVPMMNRPRQIGFPFRPRGGLAIQEPAAQMGEVNVTFKEPVHRILDRIKHEPYFQWPNKIRGDPSKRNQNLYYAYHRDKGHTTEQCRVLKDHLGQLVKVGHLKDFVLDSGDRVVGQDNRQMGNPLPSLVGVIEVIHVAPEKLIAGRRKEVLTVVPVEGNLDLQSSGKKMKFAW, encoded by the exons ATGTCCGGCACAGGAGCGGGGTCGTACCAAACCCAACGGACAGTTTCTGGTGCTACGGGACGAAGGCAAAGGGAGGAACGGGATGAAGAGCTCGAACGGCTTCGTAGACTAGTCAGGGGTTTGGAGCTGGAGGTGAAAGGTAAGCGCcggagaagagaaagaaatgtcCGGCAACAGGAAGTCAGAATTGGGAGAAATAGATACGGACAGGGATCTAATCAGTTTGGATCTCAACTACG TTTCTCTGAGCTGATCCAGGAGTTCGGCGTCCGGTTTTTGACATGCAGTCGAGTATCTCAACCAGTAGACGCGCTTTTCTTAATGAAAATAAGGTCGGGAAAGACCCTCTGTAGTTATGCCAGCCGGTATTGGGAGCTATACAATGAGATAGGCAGGGATAACGAAAGGGTCGCAGCAAGCACATTTAGGATGGGGTTGCCTGAGGATTTCGGGCTACGAGAGTCGTTAACCAAGAAGCCTCCCGAAGGCATGCGGCAGCTTATGAGACGCATCGAGGAATACAAACGATTAAAAGATGACCGGTTGCAGAGAAAAGGTAAAGTGCCGATGATGAATCGTCCCCGGCAGATAGGTTTCCCGTTCAGGCCTCGTGGGGGTCTAGCAATTCAAGAGCCGGCCGCACAAATGGGAGAAGTGAACGTAACGTTTAAGGAACCGGTACACAGGATTCTTGACCGAATCAAACATGAGCCGTATTTtcaatggccgaacaagataaGAGGGGACCCGTCCAAAAGGAATCAGAATCTGTACTACGCTTATCACCGAGACAAGGGTCATACCACCGAACAATGCCGGGTATTAAAGGATCACCTAGGGCAACTAGTCAAGGTCGGGCACTTAAAGGATTTCGTGCTAGACTCGGGGGACAGAGTCGTAGGGCAAGATAACCGGCAAATGGGGAACCCTCTCCCATCCCTTGTAGGGGTTATTGAAGTAATCCATGTTGCTCCGGAGAAGCTCATTGCAGGAAGGAGGAAAGAAGTGTTGACAGTGGTACCGGTAGAGGGTAACCTGGATCTACAGTCATCAGGCAAGAAGATGAAGTTTGCATGGTAG
- the LOC115971347 gene encoding ADP-ribosylation factor — protein sequence MGLSFTKLFSRLFAKKEMRILMVGLDAAGKTTILYKLKLGEIVTTIPTIGFNVETVEYKNISFTVWDVGGQDKIRPLWRHYFQNTQGLIFVVDSNDRDRVVEARDELHRMLNEDELRDAVLLVFANKQDLPNAMNAAEITDKLGLHSLRQRHWYIQSTCATSGEGLYEGLDWLSNNIANKA from the exons ATGGGGCTGTCTTTCACCAAGCTTTTCAGTCGTCTGTTTGCTAAGAAAGAGATGCGTATACTTATGGTGGGTCTCGATGCTGCGGGTAAGACTACCATTCTCTACAAGCTCAAGCTGGGAGAGATAGTCACCACCATTCCTACCATCG GATTTAACGTGGAGACTGTGGAATATAAGAACATCAGCTTCACTGTCTGGGATGTTGGTGGTCAAGACAAG ATCCGACCTTTGTGGAGACATTACTTCCAAAACACCCAGGGACTTATTTTTGTGGTTGATAGCAATGACAGGGACCGTGTAGTTGAAGCTAGAGATGAGCTGCACAGAATGTTAAATGAG GATGAGTTGAGGGATGCAGTGCTGCTAGTGTTTGCGAACAAGCAAGATCTTCCAAATGCCATGAATGCTGCTGAGATAACTGATAAGCTTGGACTTCACTCCCTCCGTCAACGCCACTG GTATATCCAGAGCACTTGTGCCACTTCTGGTGAAGGGCTTTATGAAGGACTTGACTGGCTCTCAAACAATATTGCAAACAAG GCTTAG